A genome region from Drosophila simulans strain w501 chromosome 2R, Prin_Dsim_3.1, whole genome shotgun sequence includes the following:
- the LOC6735385 gene encoding protein transport protein Sec61 gamma-1 subunit gives MEQLLSRRRRYRAKCAKRGGRKFLTDLKCKSVEGIRCHIKDLLTLLLPSSAFYKNSLRFYKRCTKPDRQEFQRISIAIGVGFLIMGLIGFVVKLMHIPIVNIIMD, from the exons ATGGAGCAACTACTTTCTCGTCGACGCCGATACAGGGCCAAATGTGCCAAAAG GGGTGGCCGCAAATTCCTAACCGATTTGAAGTGCAAGTCTGTGGAAGGCATTAGATGCCATATTAAGGATCTGCTGACCTTGTTGCTTCCGTCCTCGGCTTTCTATAAGAACTCGTTGCGATTCTACAAGCGCTGCACAAAACCAGATCGTCAGGAGTTCCAGCGTATCAGCATTGCCATTGGCGTGGGATTCCTTATCATGGGCTTGATTGGATTCGTCGTTAAGCTGATGCACATACCCATAGTGAACATCATCATGGACTGA
- the LOC6735384 gene encoding general odorant-binding protein 57a produces MFITRLAILVLLFIVSLSQAKESQPFDFFEGTYHDFKNCLKINNITIEEYEKFDDTDNLDNVLKENVELKHKCNIKCQLEREPTKWLNARGEVDLKSMKATSEAAVSISKCMEKAPQESCAYVYKLVICAFKSGHSAIKLESYEHIPEETGGLIAEQQADLFDYDTIDL; encoded by the exons ATGTTCATCACTAGACTTGCCATTTTGGTGCTTCTTTTCATTGTTTCGCTTAGCCAAGCTAAG gAAAGCCAACCCTTTGACTTTTTCGAAGGAACCTATCacgattttaaaaattgtctgaaaatcaataatatcACCATTGAGGAGTATGAGAAGTTTGACGATACCGACAATTTGGATAATGTCCTTAAGGAAAATGTCGAGCTGAAGCACAAGTGCAACATTAAGTGTCAACTGGAAAGGGAGCCAACAAAATGGCTAAATGCTCGGGGTGAAGTCGATCTGAAATCAATGAAAGCAACCAGTGAGGCAGCGGTATCCATATCAAAGTGCATGGAGAAGGCTCCCCAAGAATCCTGTGCCTACGTCTATAAATTGGTAATATGTGCATTTAAATCCGGACATTCAGCCATCAAGTTGGAATCATATGAACACATACCAGAGGAAACCGGTGGACTAATAGCCGAACAGCAGGCGGATCTGTTTGATTACGATACCATCGatttataa
- the LOC6735386 gene encoding gram-negative bacteria-binding protein 3: MAQNSKLPVYLLLVAISVGSSLSYDVPKATVKVNSPKGFEVSIPDEPGISLFAFHGKVNEEMDDLSDQTWATDVVSSRNGRWTYRNRNHQLKPGDVLYYWTTVRYHGVDYHNYNQRHVVGQGDSQRIDVNGSNGGRQPIVANGHNTFNIFVQ; the protein is encoded by the coding sequence ATGGCGCAAAACTCAAAGTTACCAGTATATCTGCTCCTAGTCGCAATTTCCGTGGGCTCCAGTCTGTCCTACGATGTGCCCAAGGCCACTGTCAAGGTCAACTCACCGAAGGGGTTCGAGGTCTCCATTCCCGATGAGCCGGGCATTTCCCTATTCGCTTTTCACGGCAAGGTCAACGAGGAAATGGACGATCTGAGCGATCAAACCTGGGCCACCGATGTGGTGAGTTCTCGCAATGGACGCTGGACATATCGCAACCGGAACCATCAACTTAAACCCGGAGATGTTCTGTACTACTGGACAACGGTGCGTTACCATGGAGTCGACTACCACAACTACAACCAGAGGCATGTGGTCGGTCAGGGGGATTCCCAGAGAATAGATGTCAACGGCTCCAACGGCGGTCGCCAGCCGATTGTGGCCAACGGCCATAACACGTTCAATATATTTGTACAATGA
- the LOC6735382 gene encoding general odorant-binding protein 57c — translation MFKLGLICILAVSVVSIQSLSLLEETNYVSDCLASNNISQAEFQEIIDRNSSEEDDLENTERRYKCFIHCLAEKGNLLDTNGYLDVDKIDQIEPVSDELREILYDCKKIHDEEEDHCEYAFKMVICLTESFEQSDEVTEAEKNTNKLNE, via the exons ATGTTCAAGCTAGGGCTAATATGCATCTTGGCTGTAAGCGTGGTCTCCATACAG AGTCTCTCACTTCTGGAGGAAACCAATTACGTGTCAGACTGCCTGGCCAGCAATAACATCAGCCAGGCTGAGTTCCAGGAAATCATCGATCGCAACAGCTCCGAAGAGGATGACCTCGAGAACACGGAGAGAAGATACAAATGCTTCATCCACTGCCTAGCGGAGAAGGGAAATCTGCTGGACACCAATGGCTATTTGGATGTGGATAAAATTGATCAAATTGAGCCCGTGAGCGATGAACTGCGAGAGATTCTCTACGATTGCAAGAAAATCCACGATGAGGAGGAAGATCATTGCGAATATGCGTTTAAGATGGTGATTTGTCTAACTGAAAGCTTCGAGCAGAGCGATGAGGTCACCGAAGCGgagaaaaatacaaacaaattaaacgaaTAA
- the LOC6735383 gene encoding general odorant-binding protein 57b has translation MHKQLFSFISTMFIYRLVFIAPLILLLFSLAKARHPFDIFHWNWKDFQECLQVNNLTIGEYEKYARLETLDYLLNEKVDLRYKCNIKCQLERDSTQWLNAQGRMDLDLMNTTDKASKSITKCMEKAPEEQCAYSFRLVMCAFKAGHPVIDSE, from the exons ATGCACAAGCAACTGTTTAGTTTCATTTCTACAATGTTCATCTACAGACTTGTATTTATTGCGCCTctgattttgttattgttcaGCTTGGCCAAG GCTCGCCACCCCTTTGATATATTTCATTGGAATTGGAAAGACTTCCAGGAGTGTCTACAAGTTAATAATCTTACCATAGGGGAATACGAGAAATACGCGCGACTCGAGACTTTGGATTACCTGCTCAACGAAAAAGTTGACTTGAGATACAAGTGCAATATTAAGTGTCAGCTGGAAAGGGATTCAACGCAATGGTTGAATGCTCAAGGCAGAATGGATCTGGATCTGATGAATACCACCGATAAGGCATCCAAATCCATTACCAAGTGCATGGAGAAGGCTCCCGAAGAACAATGTGCCTACAGTTTTAGACTGGTGATGTGTGCATTTAAGGCCGGCCATCCCGTAATTGATTCCGAATAA